From the genome of Nocardia mangyaensis:
CGGACTGCGCTCGTCCACCGCGCCCGACGGGCCCGCGGCGACCAGCCGGATCATCCAGCGCGGGCCGTCGACACCGATGAAGCGCAGATCGGCACCCTCGGTGATCGCCTTGACCTCACGGCCCCACGGCCCCTTCTCCACCGCCACGCTCGCGCCGTCACCGCGCAGCGATTCGGCCAGATCGGCGGCCACCGTGCGCCACTGACCCGCCGACTTCGGCGCCGCGTAGGCGGCCACGGTGAGCCTGCCGTGCTCGGTGGCCAGGTGCACCGCCTGCGGGGTGCCGTCCGGGCTCATCTCCACCTGCAGCTGACCGCCCTGCGGCACCGGAATCAGCACCGAGCCCAGGTCGAGGCGTTGCGCGACAACCTGATCGGACACCTCGTCGATGTCGTAGGGACCGGCGGCGGCATCGGGCTCGTGGTCGAAGTTGCCGTAGATGCGCTCGTCGGTCGGCGCGTCGTCGAAGTCCAGGTGCGCGAAGTCGGGACGGTGGAACTCGTCGGTGATGTAGTCGTCTTCGTCGTAGCCGTCCACCTCGTCGTACTCGTCGTCGTCGAAGTCGACGGGTTCGTCGTAGTCGACGTCCTCGCGCGGCGCGCGCTTCTTCTTGCCGAACAGACCCATTACGCCTCCTCGCCGGACAGGCTCGCGTGCCCGCCGCTCGACCCGTATCCGCCCGTGCCGCGGGCGGTGTCGTCGAGGTCGTCGACCTCGGCGAAATCGACCAGCTCGACCCGCTGCACCAGCAACTGCGCGATGCGATCGCCGCGACGCAGCTCGATCGCGGTGCGCGGGTCGTGGTTGATCAGGCACACCTTGATCTCGCCGCGGTATCCCGCGTCGACCGTGCCCGGCGTGTTCACCACCGACAGGCCGGCCTTGGCGGCCAGGCCGGAGCGGGGATGGATCAGCCCGACCGTGCCGATCGGCAGCGCGAGCGCGATCCCGGTGCCGACCAGCACCCGCTCGCCCGGTTCGATGATCACATCCTCGGTGGTACAGAGGTCGACGCCCGCGTCACCCGGATGGGCACGCGTCGGCACAGGGATGCCGGGATCGAGCCGCCGCAGCGGAATCGGTGCAAGTGCGTTCACATCGGTCGAGACTACGCGTTCTACCGCACGACCTTGCGGTCAACGTCTCGGCGCGGTGGCCTACTCTGGACGGGTGCCCGACCAGCCACGTTCATCTGCCACCGACACCGCGGACACCGACCGCCCCGCACCGCGTACGCCGAGCCCGTCGCCCTATCGCGAACGACTGTGGGTACCGCTGTGGTGGTGGCCGATCGGCTTCGCCATCGCGGCGCTGCTCGCCGCCGAGATCCACATGGGCGCGCCCGGGCTGCGGGCCTGGTTGCCCTACGCGCTACTCGCGCCGGTGCCGGTCTGGGTCCTGCTGTGGATGAGCAGGCACCGCCTGGAAGTGACCGTCGCGCCCGACGGTACCGCGGAACTGCGCGTCGACCGCGCCCACCTGCCGGTCAGCTATGTCGCGCGCGCCGCGGCCGTCGGCAAGACGGCCAAGAGCGCGGCCCTGGGCCGACAGCTCGACCCCGCCGCGTATGTGCAGCATCGGGCCTGGATCGGCCCGCTGGCACTGTTGGTTCTCGATGACCCGGACGACCCGACGCCGTACTGGTTGATCAGTACACGCAGGCCGGACCAGGTCTTGGCCGCGCTCGGACTACCGAGCGCGGGCTGACCCGTCGCGCCGTCCGTCTCAGGCGGCGCAGTCCATGCAGATCAGCTGGCCACCCTTCTCGTTGGCCAGTCTGCTGCGGTGATGCACGAGGAAGCAGCTCGAACAGGTGAACTCATCGGCCTGCTTCGGGATCACCCGAACACTGAGTACTTCCTCGGACAGGTCCGCGCCGGGAAGCTCGAACGATTCCGCTGTATCGGACTCGTCGATGTCCACGACGGCGGACTGCGCCTCGTTGCGGCGGGCCTTCAGCTCCTCGAGCGAATCCTCCGACACTTCGTCGGATTCGGTGCGCCGCGGTGCGTCATAGTCGGTTGCCATGTCGTCTTCCCCTCAGTCCTTACTCCGTATATCCCGGATCGGTTCGATGGCCGTATCCCCCGCAGGGATACGGCGTACGTACCGCCCCGCCGGTGGTGCACCTCACACGTACACCGTCCGCCTATCGGGTTCGATCGGCGAGGATCTACTCCGACAGCGTTCGGTTAACGCAGGACATGCCCTTGTTGTTCCCGCGACCGACCACCGTTTCACCGGCAAATATTCGATCTGGGCGGCCAGACAATAGCGGACCAGCGGACAAATGTCGCAATCACAACCCGGCCGAGTCGAAACCGACGACGAATCTTCACCTGCCAGGAAACTCGCCGAGACCTCCAGCGCTCGCGCACCGCCACCGGCCTCGTAGAGTGAGCGCGTGGTTTCACTGATCACCGAAGGCAGCGCGACCGATCGCGACGGCAAACCCTTTCCGCGACGGCGGCCCGAGCTGTGGCTCGCCCTGGTCCTCGTGCTGGCTCTGGTGAGCCTGTTCGTCTGGATCACGGCGTTCCGCACCCATGACGACAGCAACGAGCCGATGGCCTGCAACGCACCGAGCACGCCCACCGGAGTCGACGCACCCCAACCCGCCCCGCTGGGCACCCGGGTCGGACCCTCGCGCCTCGACGATGTCGACCCCGCGGCACTGTCGGAGTCGAAAGTGCGCGTGTTCAACGCCAACGGCCAGAGTGGCCAGGCGGGCAACATCGCCTCCGCACTCGGCGACCTCGGCTTCGCCCCCGCGCCGGACACCCAGGTAGGTAACGATCCGGTCTACGTCAACGGCGACCTCACCTGCACCGGTCAGATCCGGTTCGGCGTCAACGGCAGGCCGGCGGCCGCCTCGGTGCAGCTGGTGGCCCCGTGCGCCGAGCTGATCGAAGACCCGCGCACCGACGACACCGTCGACCTGGTCCTCGGCCTGGCCTTCGGCGAATCACTGCGCCCCGGCGCCGATGCCGAAGAGGTCCTGCGCTCGCTGAGGAACCTCGCCCCCGACTCGAGTTCGTCCTCCATCGACCCCGACCTCCTGGACGCAGCTCGCACCGTCAAGTGCTGAATTGTCGGCGCGCTGACGCGCGCGGGTTCTCGGCCTGTTCCCTCGATCTTCCCTCCCGCCGGGCACTCCTTCGTCGCACCCTCTGGTCAGTCCAGATCGAGGCGGCCGAGAACCGTGCCTGTGGCGGGTGGTGCCGCGGGTTCCGGCCGCGGAAGCAGTTCAGTCGGGCAGGGCGGTGGTGGCGCCTGCGCGCTCCAGGAGTGCGGTGAGGTCGGTGGCGATGCCGGGGGCGGCGACGACGGTGAGTTCGCCCGCCGCGCCGCCGACGGTGACCGGGGGGACTCGGACGACGGCACCCGCTTCGGCGGCGATGAGCGCGCCGGCGGCCCAGTCCCAGGCGTTGAGTCCGTGCTCGTAGTAGGCGTCGATCCGGCCCGCGGCGACGTGGCACAGGTCCATGGCGGCGGCGCCGAGCCGGCGGATGTCGCGGATCTCCGGCAGGACCCGGGTGAGTACGGCGGCCTGCTGCGTCCTGCGCTCGCGGCCGTAGGCGAAGCCGGTGGCCACCAGCGCCAGCGAGAGTGAGTCTTCGCGGGAGCAGCGCAGGCGGGTCCGGGTGCCGTCGGCGGTGACGGCATACGAACCACACCCCAGCGCGGCGCTGTAGGTGGTCGCGGCGGCCACGTCGACGACCGCACCGGCGACCGGCTCACCGTCGCGCACCGCGGCGACCGAGACCGCGTAACCGGGCAGCCCGTAGAGGAAGTTCACGGTGCCGTCGATCGGGTCGACGACCCAGGTGACGGTGCCCGGCGCGGTCGCGCCGACATCACCGCCGCCTTCCTCGCCGAGGATCGCGTCGGCGGGCCTGCGGGTGGCGAGCAGGCCACGGATCAGCTGTTCGGATTCGGTGTCGACGATGGTGACCGGGTCGGTGGCGTGACCCTTGGTGGCCACCGCGCCGTCGACCGCCTCGCCGTCGGTGAAGACTTCGGGCCTGCGGGCGCGCACGTGCGCGGCAGCCGCTTCGGCGAGTTCGACGGCGAGGCGGCGCAAGTCGTCGTAGTCGGCGGTGGAGGTCGGGGCGCTGGAACTCTGGGCGGCGGTGGGTTCGGGCACGGCTCCATCGCATCACATGTCGCCTCGACTCGCCCGGGCGGTGACTACCGCTACTCTGTGTCACTGCACATCGACCGCGTCAGCAAGGGGTTGAACCATGTCCACTCGGGGGCACGCATTCGGTATCGATATCGGCGGTAGCGGGCTGAAGGGCGCGGTGGTCGATCTGGCGACCGGTCTGCTCACCCACGACCGCATCAAGATCGCGACGCCACAGCCGTCGACCCCGGCCGCGGTCGCCGCGGCGGTCGCCGAACTCGTCGCCGCGGCGCGGTGGGACGGCCCGGTCGGCATCACCATGCCCACCGTGGTGCTCGACGGCCGCACCAGGACCGCGGCCAACATCGACCACTCCTGGATCGGCACCGACGCCAGCGCGCTGTTCTCGGCGGCGCTGGGTGGTCGCACGGTGACCGTCCTCAACGACGCCGACGCGGCCGGGCTGGCCGAGGACGTCTACGGCGCGGCCCGCGATCTCGACGGGCTGACCCTGCTGCTCACCTTCGGCACCGGCATCGGCTCGGCCCTGCTCTACAACGGCACCCTGGTGCCGAACTCCGAGCTCGGTCATCTCGACATCGCCGGCGTCGAGGCCGAGCATCTGGCCGCGGCCTCGATCAAGGACCGCGAAGCCCTCACCTACCCCGAGTGGGCACAGCGGGTGAGCACGGTACTCAGCCACATCGAGGACCTGTTCTGGCCGAAGGTGATCGTGGCGGGCGGCGGCATCAGCCGTGACCACGAACAGTGGATTCCGTTGCTCACCAACCGAACTCCGGTGATTCCGGCAGTCCTGAAGAACACGGCGGGTATCGTCGGCGCGGCGATGGCCATCGATCTGGGGCTCGCGCCGTAGCCCGGCGCGGCTCGCGGCGCAACGCCTTGGTGGCATCGTGCCATGAGTACCCTGGTTGGATCGTTACAATGGAACACGTCCGGCGGTGAGCCGGTGAAACCTTCCGGCCGCAGCCGGTCGCGAACAAGCCGGTGAACGTGCGCCGGAGACTCCCGACCGACGCACCGCCGGTGCAACCCGACCGACCGCTCCGCCGGAAAACCACTCTGGCGTGACGCCGCACGAGACCGTCACGAAAGGGCGTACGTGGTAGCCACGAATACCCGTCAGACCGCCGACTCGGCCGACGCCGAGGCCGACGACGCCGCAACCCCGGCCAAGAAGGCTCCGGCGAAGAAGGCCGCTGCCAAGAAGGCTCCGGCGAAGAAGGCCGCTGCCAAGAAGGCTCCGGCGAAGAAGGCTGCCGCCAAGAAGGCTCCGGCCAAGAAGGCCGCAGCCAAGAAGGCGACCTCGGGCGAAGGCGGTGAGGAGCAGCTCGAGGACGAGTCGATCGAAATCGACGATCTCGGTGACCTCGAAGTCGCCGAGGAAGAGCTCACCGAGGGCGAGGTGATCGTCGAGGAGGTCGCCGACGACACCGCCGAAGCCGCGGACACCGCCGAGCCCACCGAGAAGGACAAGGCGTCCGGCGATTTCGTGTGGGACGAGGAGGAGTCCGAAGCGCTGCGGCAGGCACGCAAGGACGCCGAACTCACCGCCTCGGCCGACTCGGTGCGCGCCTACCTCAAGCAGATCGGCAAGGTCGCGCTGCTCAACGCCGAGGAGGAGGTCGAACTCGCCAAGCGGATCGAGGCCGGCCTGTTCGCGGCGGAGAAGATGCGCGAATTCGCCGAGGCGGGCGAGAAGCTCTCGGTCACCGTCCGACGCGACTTCAACTGGATCGTGCGCGACGGCAACCGGGCCAAGAACCACCTGCTCGAGGCCAACCTGCGACTGGTCGTCTCGTTGGCCAAGCGCTACACCGGCCGTGGTATGGCGTTCCTGGACCTGATCCAGGAGGGCAACCTCGGTCTGATCCGCGCGGTCGAGAAGTTCGACTACACCAAGGGTTACAAGTTCTCGACCTACGCGACGTGGTGGATCCGGCAGGCCATCACCCGCGCCATGGCCGACCAGGCCCGCACCATCCGTATCCCGGTGCACATGGTCGAGGTCATCAACAAGCTCGGTCGCATCCAGCGCGAGCTGCTCCAGGATCTGGGCCGCGAGCCCACCCCGGAGGAGCTGGCCAAGGAAATGGACATCACGCCGGAGAAGGTCCTCGAAATCCAGCAGTACGCGCGTGAGCCGATTTCGCTGGACCAGACCATCGGCGACGAGGGCGACAGCCAGCTCGGCGACTTCATCGAAGACTCCGAGGCGGTTGTCGCGGTCGACGCCGTGAGCTTCACCCTGCTGCAGGATCAGCTGCAGTCGGTGCTCGAGACGCTGTCCGAGCGCGAAGCGGGTGTGGTGCGGTTGCGCTTCGGCCTCACCGACGGTCAGCCGCGCACCCTCGACGAGATCGGCCAGGTCTACGGCGTGACGCGTGAGCGCATCCGCCAGATCGAGTCGAAGACGATGAGCAAGCTGCGCCATCCAAGCAGGTCACAGGTCCTGCGGGACTACCTCGACTAGATCGAAGAACGCCCAGCGAGGCCCGTACCACCGCCACGGTGGTACGGGCCTCGCTGCGTGTGATCGCTCCGTGATCAAACCCACACCACTGAAATTCGCTGCGAATCACTCGGATTCATGATTGTCACCGTATCGTCACATCCAGTTCTTCGTTCTACCGCCGCCGGTCTGCGGTACTTGGTTTGAGGGTTTTCGCGGCGTGCTCGACATCTATCACTTCAGCTACGGCTGGATCACTCCTGTTCTCGCGTATTTCATGTCGGTCACCGGCTGTCTGCTCGGGCTGCAATGCGCGGCCAGAGGCCGCAACGCGGTCGAGGGACGGGTCGGCTGGCTCATCGGCGCGGCGATCGCCATCGGCGGCACCGGCATCTGGGTCATGCATTTCATCGCGATGCTCGGATTCAGCATCCGCGGCACCGAGATCCGCTTCGATGTCCCCCTGACACTGTTCAGCGCGATCACCGCGATGGTGGTCGTCGGCATCGGCCTGTTCATGGTCAACAAGCCCCAGCCGACGCTGCGGTCACTGCTGGCGGGCGGCACCATCGCCGGTCTCGGCGTGGGCACCATGCACTACTCGGGCATGCGCGCGATGCGGTCGACGGCGACCGTGGGATACGACCCGGCGATCGTCGCGCTGTCGATCGTGATCGCGGTCGTCGCCTCGATCGTGGCGCTGTGGTTCACCCTGCGCGTCAAGGGATTCCTCGCGACCGTCGGCGCCGCGATGATCATGGGCGTGGCGGTATGCGGCATGCACTACACCGGCATGGCCGCCATGCACGCGCACACCGATCACCACGCCGCACCGCCCACGGGCGCCGCGGCGATGGACCTGCTGGCCCCCCTGATCGGGGTGAGCAGCGTCATCACCATGCTGGTACTGGTCAGCGTGAGCCTCACCGAGATCGAGAACGAGGAGGCGCTGCCGCGGATGTGGCTGACCTCCCGGCATCGGCCGCAACCGCGCCCAGCCCAGCCCGCGCCGCCGATTCCCCCGAGGGGCGAGGAGATCGAGTACCGCACCGAGGAGTTGGTCTACGACGGCGTGGGCAGTTGGCCGCGCCGGGTCATCGACTAGTTCCCCGGTCCGGGGTGCTGAACATGCCGTCAGGACCCGGCAGGTAGGGCCGCACGTCGAGCACCGACGCGCAGGTCAGCGGCGCGTACAAATGCGGGAACAGCATCGACGCCGGATCGCTCGGCACACCGGGCTCCCACTTCACCTCGCCGGTGAACCGGGCGGGGTCCAGCCACAGCACAACCAGGTCGGTGCGGCCGGCGAAGAGCCTGTTGGCGGGCAGGTGGACCTGGTCCGGCGTGGACAAGTGCACGAAGCCGCTCTCGGCCAGCGAAGGGGGCCTGCGCTCACCGGCCGGACGCGCCTGCTCCCATTCTTGGAAAGTACACAGGTGAACAAGCGTGTGAGTGTCGTATGTCACGGGTAATCTCCGGGTAGACAACAGGTTCGGACGGTCGAGATCGGGTCATTCAGCGGTCGGGTCGCTCGATTCGGTGGTTAGGCCCGCGAGTAACGGGCAACACCGCAGCGAGCGACATATCGATGAGTGACCAGATCATGTGGGAGGTGGCAGATACGGCTCCGCAGGTGTTCGGCGAGTACTCGATACCGGCGACCAGCGGATGTTCGCTTTCAGCGAAACCGCAGGTCGTGTTATCGAAAACACAAAGATTCACTTCCGGGAACAAAGCCTGAACCCCGAACGTCTGACAGAGTAGTCGTACCCCTGCTGGGAAGTAGCGGATGCGAGCCTCGTGGAGTGACCACGGGGCCCACACCTAGGCGAACGGCCACGCAGCGCCGGGAGCCGGGACGGAGGAGTCATGCCAGGAACCCTGACCAGCACCCCACTGACCGCGGTCGATCGTTGCGATCGTTGCGGGGCGGCTGCCCGAGTGCGTGCCGTTCTTCCCGCGGGTGGCGAATTGCTCTTCTGCCAGCACCACGCGAATGAACACATGGATCGTCTGCGCGAGCTCGAAGCCGTGATCGATACGGAATCGGCTCCCGCTCTCTGACCACTCCTCGCGTCCGAAACAACAACATCTGACAACAGAACATCCCGACAGCGGGCGACCCGGCCAGGGCGCCCGCTGTCGCCGTATCCACGGCCTGCGCGCGGATCCATGCGGCGGATCAGGCGTGGACCAGCGCGGTGACCGGCGCTCCCGCGAGCGGTCAGGAGTCCGCGAGGATGCCGTCGACCAGTGTCGCGACGCCGTAGGCGAAGGCGCCGTCAGGGTCGGCGGGCGCCTGGTAGTGCTCACCGACCGCCGCGCCGACACGCCCGGCGAGCGGGAATTCCTCGGCCGAGATGAGCTGGATGAGCAGTGGACCGTGCACCCGCCACCAGTCCGCGTCGCTGAGCTGCGCGGCCGCGCCGGCCGCCGCGACCGCGAGGCGGGCATTGCCGGTGGCGAAGTCGGTGAGCACCGCGATGGCGCGGTCCATCGTCAGGTCGCTCAGGCCGGCGCCCTCGATGGCGGCCAGCTGGTGCTCGTAGCGGCGCATCCGGGCCGGGCCGAGGACCTGGCGCCACGGTGACACCTCGAGCAGCCACGGGTGGGCGAGCAACTCGGTGCGGATCCGCTCGGCCACAGCGATCATGCGGTCGCGGATCGGGAGCTCGGCCGGGATGGGGGCGTCCTCGGCGGCGACCGCGTCCACCATGAGCACCACCAGGGCTTCCTTGCTCGGCACGTAGGTGTAGATGCTCATCGCGCGCACGCCGAGCTGGGCGGCGACCGCGCGGATCGTGAGCTTGGCGATGCCGTCGCGATCGGCCAGCGCGATGCCTGCCGCCACCACGGCGTCGACCGTGAGACCGGGCTTCGGACCCCGCGCGCCCGGCTTGGCGGGCACGTGGTGGCGCCACAGGAGTTCGAGGATCCGGCTGGCCTGCGCGGTGGATTTCTCGTCGCCGTCGGTGGGCACGAACCTGCCTTTCTGGCACACGGGAACAAACTCAGTACAGTGTACGTTGTTCGGTTGTTCGTGCCGCCCATCTGAGGAGACCGTTCTGCCCGCCACCCAGGCCACCTACCTACCCGACCGGCACCTGTTCGCTCTGTGGACCTGGACCGGTCACGGCGCGGGCCCGGCGCCCGACCTCGGCGACCCCGAAGCGCTGACCCTGGCCTTGCCCGTTGGCGAGCGGGGCGCCATCGAACCGGTCGAGACGCCGACCGCCGTGGTGACTCCCCGCGAGCTCGCCACGCTAGAGGGCGAGCAGCTGGCGCCGTCGGCCCTGGCATGGCGAGCGCTGCTCGCTCCGGCGACCGGATCGTCGTCGCCCACCCCGGCTGCCTCCGGCCCACCACACCTCAACGCACCCGAGAGGGCGGACGCCACGCCGCCCCCGGACACCCTCGCGCCGCCCGTGGACACCCGCGACACGTCCGCGCCGTCGAGCGCGCTCCCGCCAGCCGCCCATGCCGTGCCCGACGCGGTGGGCGCCGCGATCGTCTCCGCCGCGCGGGCACTGCGGGTGCTGCGCGACACCGAGGCGATCGGCGCGGAGCTCGCGCAAGTCTTGGACGCCACGCTGCGGCCCTATCAGGTGCGGGGTGTGAGCTGGTTGCACGAGACTGTCGCCGCCTACGGGGGCGCCGTGCTGGCCGACGAGATGGGCCTCGGAAAGACGGTGCAGGCCATCGGTTTTCTGCAAGGGCGCGCGGACGGACCGCAGTTGGTGGTGTGCCCGACCTCGCTGGTCGGCAACTGGGCGCACGAGATCGCGCGGTTCGCTCCTGGCCTGACTGCGCATGCCTGGCGCGGTGGCGAGGTGGTGGCCGGGGCGGGCACGGTGCTGGTCACCGGGTATCCGACGCTGCGCCTGCACGGCGCGCGCCTGCACCAACACCAGTGGGCGACCGTGGTGTTCGACGAGGCGCAGGTATTGAAGAATCCGCGCACCCAGGTGTCGAAGGCGGCCAGGTCGCTGCCCGCCGCGGCCAGGGTCGCGCTGACCGGGACACCGGTGGAGAACCATCTCGACGAGTTGTTCGCCCTGCTGAATCTCACCGCGCCGCGGCTGTTCGCGCACCGCACCCAGTTCCGGCGGCGGTTCGTCCGGCCGATCGAAGAGGGGTCGGCCGCGGCGGCCGCCCGGCTGCGCGATGCCGTCGAGCCGGTGGTGCTCGGGCGCAAGAAGATTCAGGTGGCGGCCGCGCTGCCCGCCAAGATCCACACCGACCTGCTCTGCGACCTGTCCGCCGAGCAGGAGCGGGTGTACGACGCGGCGCTCGCGCGGGCGGTCGAGGAGGGGTTCGGTTCCGGTCTGCAACGTCAGGGACGGGTCCTCGCGGCGCTCACCGAGCTCAAGCAGGTGTGTAATCACCCTGGACTGGTGTCCGGCGATCTGGACGAACTGGCCGGCCGCTCCGGCAAACTCGACCTGTGCACCGATATCGTCGCCACCAACCTCGACACCGGCGACCCGACGCTGATCTTCACCCAGTACCGCAAGACCGGTGAACTGCTGGTCCGCCATCTCGCCGAGCAGTTCGGGGTGCCCGCGCCGTTCTTCCACGGCGGTCTCGACGCGACCCGGCGCGGCGAGATCGTCACCGAGTTCCAGTCCGTCGACGGCCCGCCCGTGCTGATCCTGAGTCTGCGCGCGGCAGGCACCGGGCTCACCCTCACTCGCGCCGCCGACGTGATCCATTTCGATCGCTGGTGGAATCCGGCGGTCGAGGCACAGGCCTCCGATCGCGTGCACCGGATCGGGCAGACTCGCACGGTCACGGTCACCACACTGACCAGCGCCACGACCGTCGAGGAACACATCGCGGCCATGCACACCCGCAAGTCGGCGCTCACCGACCTGTCCGACGCGGCGGGCATCGCCGAGCTGGCCCGCCTCGACGACGACGCCCTCGTCGACATCCTGCGACGAAAGCGAGAGCACTGATGGCCGACAACGAATTCGGGTACACCGCGTGGGGCCGGGACTGGGTTCGGCTGGCCGAGCCGATCCGCCAGGCCCGCCCCGAACCGCTGCTGCCCCGAGCTCGCAGCATCGCCCGCAATCACGGCGTGCGCACCGAGATAGAGGCGCGGACGGTGCGCGCGCATCTGCATCGCGGTGGCCAGGCTTCGATCGCCCATGTGGAGGTGGCCCCGCTGACGCGCGGCGCGGTCACCGCGATCGCGCGGACCATCCCCGATCCCCGGGTGCTCACCGACGGGATGCACCGGGCCCTGCTCGACGCCGGACACTCCCCCGCGCCGACTCTGGTCAGCACCGACTGCTCGTGTCCGGCCCGGACCGACCGGTGTGTACACGTGCTGGCGGTGCTGTACGCGATCGCCTGGCAGGTGGACGAGAACCCACGCCTGGCACTGGAATTGCAGGGCTTCTTCGACACCACCGCCGACACAGACGTCCCCGTCGCCGAGGCGCGCTGGACCAGCCTGCACTCCCTCGACCCGTCGAAGTTCTTCACCACCGCGCACTGAGCCACCCACTACCCGCGCATCGGCCCGACGGGCACCGCGACCCTTGCGGTGCCCGTCGGACGATCACGCGTTGGTGCCGCCGTCGACGGTGAAGAACGCGCCGGTGATCGACCGGCCCGCCGGACCGGCCAGGAACGCGACGGTCTCGGCGATGTCCTCGGGCGTGCCGAAGCGGCCGAGCGCGGTCAGGTCGCGTTGTCCGGCCGCGTCGGCGGCGTCCGCGGGGTTCATGTCGGTGTCGGTGGATCCGGGCTGGATCAGGTTGACGGTGATTCCCCGTGGACCCAGTTCCCGGGCAAGGGCTTTGGTGTAGCCATTGAGCGCGGACTTGCTCAGGTTGTACAGCGACAGGCCGCCGAAGGGCGCGTGCTCGGCCAGGTTGGTGCCGATCGAGATGATCCGCCCGCCCTCGCCCAGATGCAGCAGCGCCGCCTGGCCCGCGACGAACGCGGCACGGGCGTGGATGTTCAGCGCCTGATCGATCTCGTCGAGGGTGAACTCCGCGTAAGGCTTGGCCGGGAAGATGCCCGCGTTGTTCACCAGCACGTTCAGCCCGCCGAGTTCCCGCGCGGTCCGTTCCACGGCGGCGACGACCTCGGCGGCGTCGGCGCTGTCGGCTCGGATCGGCAGCGCGCGCCTGCCGAGGGCCTCGATGTCGGCGGCGACCGATTTCGCGGCGGTTTCGTCACGCTGGTAGGTCAGCGCCACGTCGGCGCCCGCGGCAGCCAGGCGGCGCGCGATGGCCGCGCCGATCCCCCGGCTGCCGCCGGTCACCAGTGCCACGGTGTCCGTGCTCGTCATCAGGCATGCTCCCATTTTGTAGTAGTCGATACATAAATAGGGAATCGCAGGGCGGTCGGCATGTCAATAGTTTTTTATCGTTTGACACAGAATTGCTGGAGCGCACCGACGCGCGGTAAGTTTCAGCGATCAGCACAGAGAGGATTCCCATGGCAGATCGCGGCCGCCCCCGCGGTTTCGACCGCGATCTCGCCCTGCGGCGCGCCATGGAGGTGTTCTGGGAACGCGG
Proteins encoded in this window:
- a CDS encoding SDR family NAD(P)-dependent oxidoreductase, whose translation is MTSTDTVALVTGGSRGIGAAIARRLAAAGADVALTYQRDETAAKSVAADIEALGRRALPIRADSADAAEVVAAVERTARELGGLNVLVNNAGIFPAKPYAEFTLDEIDQALNIHARAAFVAGQAALLHLGEGGRIISIGTNLAEHAPFGGLSLYNLSKSALNGYTKALARELGPRGITVNLIQPGSTDTDMNPADAADAAGQRDLTALGRFGTPEDIAETVAFLAGPAGRSITGAFFTVDGGTNA
- a CDS encoding SWIM zinc finger family protein encodes the protein MADNEFGYTAWGRDWVRLAEPIRQARPEPLLPRARSIARNHGVRTEIEARTVRAHLHRGGQASIAHVEVAPLTRGAVTAIARTIPDPRVLTDGMHRALLDAGHSPAPTLVSTDCSCPARTDRCVHVLAVLYAIAWQVDENPRLALELQGFFDTTADTDVPVAEARWTSLHSLDPSKFFTTAH
- a CDS encoding DUF7455 domain-containing protein; its protein translation is MPGTLTSTPLTAVDRCDRCGAAARVRAVLPAGGELLFCQHHANEHMDRLRELEAVIDTESAPAL
- a CDS encoding DUF952 domain-containing protein; protein product: MTYDTHTLVHLCTFQEWEQARPAGERRPPSLAESGFVHLSTPDQVHLPANRLFAGRTDLVVLWLDPARFTGEVKWEPGVPSDPASMLFPHLYAPLTCASVLDVRPYLPGPDGMFSTPDRGTSR
- a CDS encoding TetR/AcrR family transcriptional regulator — its product is MPTDGDEKSTAQASRILELLWRHHVPAKPGARGPKPGLTVDAVVAAGIALADRDGIAKLTIRAVAAQLGVRAMSIYTYVPSKEALVVLMVDAVAAEDAPIPAELPIRDRMIAVAERIRTELLAHPWLLEVSPWRQVLGPARMRRYEHQLAAIEGAGLSDLTMDRAIAVLTDFATGNARLAVAAAGAAAQLSDADWWRVHGPLLIQLISAEEFPLAGRVGAAVGEHYQAPADPDGAFAYGVATLVDGILADS
- a CDS encoding DEAD/DEAH box helicase, coding for MFALWTWTGHGAGPAPDLGDPEALTLALPVGERGAIEPVETPTAVVTPRELATLEGEQLAPSALAWRALLAPATGSSSPTPAASGPPHLNAPERADATPPPDTLAPPVDTRDTSAPSSALPPAAHAVPDAVGAAIVSAARALRVLRDTEAIGAELAQVLDATLRPYQVRGVSWLHETVAAYGGAVLADEMGLGKTVQAIGFLQGRADGPQLVVCPTSLVGNWAHEIARFAPGLTAHAWRGGEVVAGAGTVLVTGYPTLRLHGARLHQHQWATVVFDEAQVLKNPRTQVSKAARSLPAAARVALTGTPVENHLDELFALLNLTAPRLFAHRTQFRRRFVRPIEEGSAAAAARLRDAVEPVVLGRKKIQVAAALPAKIHTDLLCDLSAEQERVYDAALARAVEEGFGSGLQRQGRVLAALTELKQVCNHPGLVSGDLDELAGRSGKLDLCTDIVATNLDTGDPTLIFTQYRKTGELLVRHLAEQFGVPAPFFHGGLDATRRGEIVTEFQSVDGPPVLILSLRAAGTGLTLTRAADVIHFDRWWNPAVEAQASDRVHRIGQTRTVTVTTLTSATTVEEHIAAMHTRKSALTDLSDAAGIAELARLDDDALVDILRRKREH